One window from the genome of Glycine soja cultivar W05 chromosome 12, ASM419377v2, whole genome shotgun sequence encodes:
- the LOC114380440 gene encoding pheophytinase, chloroplastic-like: MDFLSCGSGPCCQAVDMKWKLVGKCLNSRQARFPSVGNRSGSVRFHDNKELQRDFGSLSALEGSKRTTCKAYSESYDGYVIGGEEDVADISGVEEPATNNVVIPGLPDGSNGAPISSCFWEWKPKLNVHYEKAGCENVDSPHVLFLPGFGVGSFHYEKQLRDLGRDTRVWALDFLGQGLSLPFEDPAPHYNKEGATSNGNASSWGFGDETEPWATKLVYSIDLWQDQVRYFIEEVIGEPVYIVGNSLGGYVALYSAARNPHLVKGVTLLNATPFWGFLPNPIKNPGLAKFLPWAGTFPLPSNVKRLTELVWEKISDPASIAEVLNQVYAENSTNVDSVFSRIIETTRHPAAAAAFASIMFAPQAELSFSEALSRCQKSNVPICLMYGKEDPWVKPLWGLQVKRQVPEASYYQISPAGHCPHDEVPEVINFLLRGWIRNLESEGSISLPLLDGLDNLKQANARELEFMKEGSKKSVMVRFFDSKFSLWDRIRSYINPRFKLRNSATKSQI, from the exons ATGGATTTTCTCTCATGTGGATCTGGACCATGCTGTCAAGCAGTGGATATGAAGTGGAAGTTGGTTGGCAAATGTTTGAATTCACGTCAAGCAAGGTTTCCCAGTGTTGGAAATAGAAGCGGGTCAGTGAGATTTCATGACAATAAGGAGCTGCAAAGAGACTTTGGGTCTCTGAGTGCTCTTGAAGGGTCCAAAAGAACCACTTGCAAGGCTTATAGTGAAAGTTATGATGGCTATGTGATTGGTGGTGAAGAGGATGTAGCAGACATTTCAGGGGTAGAAGAACCTGCTACTAACAACGTTGTCATTCCAGGTCTGCCAGATGGGTCAAATGGTGCTCCAATAAGTAGTTGCTTTTGGGAGTGGAAGCCTAAACTTAACGTGCACTATGAGAAGGCAGGGTGTGAGAACGTGGATTCCCCACATGTTCTCTTTCTTCCTGGTTTTGGTGTTGGCTCTTTCCATTATGAGAAGCAACTCAGAGATTTGGGGCGTGACACTAGAGTATGGGCACTGGATTTTCTAGGCCAAGGGTTGTCCTTGCCTTTTGAAGATCCGGCTCCTCACTACAATAAGGAAGGGGCTACATCAAATGGAAATGCTTCTTCATGGGGCTTCGGAGACGAAACGGAACCATGGGCAACTAAGCTTGTTTACTCTATTGATTTATGGCAAGATCAAGTTCGGTACTTCATAGAAGAG GTCATCGGTGAACCAGTCTACATTGTGGGCAACTCATTAGGAGGATATGTTGCATTGTATTCTGCGGCACGTAACCCTCATTTAGTGAAAGGTGTCACACTGCTTAATGCAACTCCTTTTTGGGGGTTTCTTCCGAATCCTATTAAGAATCCTGGCCTAGCAAAATTTTTACCATGGGCTGGAACATTTCCCCTACCCTCTAATGTAAAGAGGCTGACAGAGTTGGT GTGGGAGAAAATTAGTGATCCTGCAAGTATTGCTGAGGTACTTAATCAGGTTTATGCAGAGAATTCAACAAATGTAGATAGTGTATTTTCACGCATAATTGAAACCACAAGGCATCCTGCAGCGGCAGCAGCATTTGCTTCAATTATGTTTGCTCCCCAGGCAGAATTATCTTTCAGCGAAGCGTTGTCTAG ATGTCAGAAAAGCAATGTGCCAATTTGCCTAATGTATGGAAAAGAAGATCCCTGGGTGAAGCCGCTTTGGGGACTCCAGGTTAAAAGGCAGGTGCCTGAAGCTTCATATTATCAAATTAGCCCTGCTGGTCACTGCCCTCATGATGAAGTCCCTGAG GTCATAAATTTCTTGCTACGTGGGTGGATCAGAAATCTAGAGTCTGAGGGTTCTATCTCATTGCCACTGCTTGATGGCCTAGACAATCTGAAACAAGCCAATGCCAGGGAGTTAGAATTTATGAAAGAAGGTTCAAAAAAATCAGTGATGGTGAGATTTTTCGACTCCAAATTCTCCCTTTGGGACAGGATAAGATCTTATATCAACCCTCGATTCAAGTTGAGAAATTCGGCAACCAAATCTCAGATTTAG
- the LOC114380459 gene encoding equilibrative nucleotide transporter 1-like gives MALTESCLLLPSGSGRNKNKVPEDKWDMAYIVYFTLGLGYLLPWNAFITAVDYFSYLYPDASVDRIFAVVYMLIGLVGISLIIFYSHKSNAYVRINVGLALFVISLLIIPLLDAFYLKGRVGLYSGFYVTAAAVGLSAVADALVQGSIVGCAGELPERYMQAVVAGTAGSGVLVSALRIFTKAVYPQDASGLQKSANLYFFVSIVIVFVCMVFYNMVHKLPVMKYYKELKVEAVTANEDNGPLTGAVWRSTVWNIVGRIKWYGFGIVLIYIVTLAIFPGYITEDVHSQILKDWYPILLIAGYNVFDLVGKCLTAVYLLQNAKVAIGGCIARLLFFPLFLGCLHGPKFFRTEIPVTILTCLLGLTNGYLTSVLMILIPKIVKLQHAETAGIVSVLFLVFGLAAGSVIAWIWVI, from the exons ATGGCTTTGACGGAATCGTGTCTCCTCCTTCCCTCGGGTTcaggaagaaacaagaacaaggttCCGGAAGACAAATGGGATATGGCCTACATAGTGTATTTCACCCTGGGCCTCGGTTACCTTCTCCCATGGAACGCTTTCATCACTGCCGTTGATTACTTCTCCTATCTCTACCCCGATGCCAGCGTTGACCGCATCTTCGCCGTCGTTTACATGTTGATCGGCCTCGTGGGGATCTCCCTCATAATCTTCTACAGCCACAAGTCCAACGCCTATGTGAGGATCAACGTTGGCCTCGCCCTCTTCGTCATTTCTCTCCTCATCATCCCCCTCCTCGACGCCTTTTATCTCAAGGGTAGGGTCGGCTTGTATAGCGGCTTCTACGTCACCGCCGCCGCCGTTGGACTTTCCGCCGTGGCCGATGCGTTGGTGCAGGGCTCCATTGTGGGCTGCGCCGGCGAGTTGCCGGAGAGGTATATGCAAGCTGTCGTCGCCGGCACTGCTGGCTCTG GAGTGCTTGTTTCTGCCCTGAGGATATTTACAAAAGCTGTTTACCCGCAAGATGCCTCTGGCCTGCAAAAGAGTGCAAATCTCTACTTCTTTGTATCAATTGTGATTGTCTTCGTATGCATGGTTTTCTACAACATGGTGCACAAACTTCCTGTGATGAAGTACTATAAGGAACTTAAGGTTGAGGCAGTCACTGCAAATGAAGACAATGGTCCCCTGACTGGAGCTGTCTGGAGGTCAACTGTATGGAATATTGTGGGAAGAATCAAGTGGTATGGGTTTGGCATTGTGCTCATTTATATTGTGACTCTGGCAATATTTCCTGGTTACATTACAGAGGATGTGCACTCTCAAATTCTTAAGGATTGGTATCCGATTCTCCTAATTGCTGGCTATAACGTGTTTGATCTTGTTGGCAAGTGTCTGACTGCAGTTTACCTCCTACAAAATGCAAAAGTTGCAATAGGTGGTTGCATAGCAAGATTGTTGTTTTTCCCTCTCTTCTTAGGTTGCTTGCATGGTCCCAAATTCTTCCGGACTGAGATTCCAGTGACGATACTGACTTGCCTGTTAGGGCTTACTAATGGCTACCTAACCAGTGTATTGATGATTCTGATtcctaaaattgtaaaattgcaGCATGCAGAGACTGCAGGGATTGTGAGTGTATTATTCTTAGTTTTTGGTCTAGCTGCTGGGTCTGTTATAGCTTGGATTTGGGTCATCTGA
- the LOC114378341 gene encoding zinc finger CCCH domain-containing protein 53-like isoform X1 → MDSYEATRIVFSRIQNLDAENASKIMGLLLLQDHGEKEMIRLAFGPEALVHSVILKARKDLGLPSNSPPTPSTPPSPSPFISRQNSNTSSRLSVSGINLPPPLTIPNPSASWPTMSELQTDLVAGSSTSLSSLPFYANGGSDPIDEFQLQDQLSFLNDGSNTSISHKNNPDLFYPTYSDFSSSPTTAADPTLFPSYGWGGSLHRRSCSVNDACLGTEDPNSGLGWKPCLYFARGYCKNGTSCRFLHGGLGDADAAMVGSPSKIEMMEQCHELLRSKSAQQQRLAAASQLMSSSTFPYSPKCMNFLLQQQQNDTQRAAAAALMMSEDLHKFGRSRLERNDFSLNSPGMVNPASRQIYLTFPADSTFREEDVSNYFSIYGPVQDVRIPYQQKRMFGFVTFVYPETVKLILSKGNPHFVCDARVLVKPYKEKGKVPDKYRKLQQQQVDRGDFSPCGTPTGLDARDHQFDLQLGGRMFYNTQDMLWRRKLEEQADLQQALELQSRRLMGLQLLDIKKHHQRALCTGSPIPSPTHSPNMFNQNLVPSFHITSEAPKESGSTSAPAGTASVSTGQQSVNISVGKEVMVNGEDGYDEGNGRQSSSHDDCDLQECLEHNLPDSPFASPTKATGPGGFMAPFSNGPNEAIDADASAASANSKFGTGTLLPAASALDMGTFKSFNCQIPRFSSGHGTIGMFAGTGGPIGI, encoded by the exons ATGGATAGTTACGAAGCTACAAGAATTGTGTTTTCAAGGATCCAAAACTTGGATGCTGAAAATGCTTCCAAAATCATGGGTTTACTTCTGCTTCAGGACCATGGTGAGAAAGAAATGATTAGATTAGCATTTGGTCCAGAAGCACTTGTTCACTCTGTGATTCTCAAAGCCCGCAAGGACTTGGGTTTACCTTCGAACTCTCCGCCCACACCCTCCACTCCTCCCTCTCCTTCACCCTTCATTTCTAGGCAAAACTCAAACACTTCTTCAAGACTCAGTGTCAGTGGTATCAACCTCCCTCCTCCTCTCACTATCCCAAACCCTTCTGCTTCATGGCCTACTATGTCTGAGCTTCAAACCGATTTGGTTGCTGGCTCTTCTACTTCTTTATCTTCCTTACCCTTCTATGCTAACGGAGGCTCGGATCCAATTGATGAGTTCCAACTTCAAGACCAGCTTTCTTTCCTGAATGATGGTTCTAATACTAGCATTTCTCACAAGAACAACCCAGATTTGTTTTACCCGACTTACTCAGACTTTTCTTCAAGTCCTACTACTGCTGCTGACCCTACCCTTTTTCCTTCCTATGGTTGGGGAGGGTCTCTTCATCGTAGGAGTTGTTCAGTCAATGATGCTTGTTTGGGCACTGAGGACCCTAATTCTGGGTTGGGATGGAAGCCTTGTCTTTACTTTGCTAGAGGGTACTGTAAAAATGGGACTAGTTGCAGGTTCCTTCATGGTGGACTTGGAGATGCTGATGCTGCAATGGTTGGCTCTCCTAGCAAGATTGAGATGATGGAGCAGTGCCATGAGCTCTTACGATCCAAATCTGCTCAACAACAAAGATTGGCTGCTGCTTCTCAGCTCATGTCCTCTTCCACTTTTCCATACTCCCCTAAGTGCATGAATTTCCTGTTGCAGCAGCAACAGAATGATACCCAAAG AGCGGCAGCTGCAGCTCTGATGATGAGTGAGGATTTGCATAAATTTGGACGATCCAGGCttgaaagaaatgatttttctttgaacAGTCCTGGCATGGTAAACCCAGCTTCCAGGCAGATCTACTTGACTTTCCCAGCAGATAGCACTTTCAGGGAGGAAGATGTTTCAAATTACTTCAG CATATATGGTCCAGTCCAAGACGTGAGGATCCCATACCAGCAGAAGCGAATGTTTGGTTTTGTTACCTTTGTTTATCCAGAGACCGTGAAGCTTATTCTATCTAAAGGAAACCCTCATTTTGTGTGTGATGCACGAGTGCTTGTTAAGCCTTACAAGGAGAAGGGCAAAGTCCCAGACAAGTACAG GAAGCTGCAGCAGCAGCAGGTAGATAGAGGAGATTTTTCACCATGTGGTACTCCTACTGGATTAGATGCCAGAGACCACCAATTTGATCTTCAACTTG GAGGCAGAATGTTCTACAATACTCAAGACATGCTGTGGAGGAGGAAGCTGGAGGAGCAGGCTGATTTGCAGCAAGCTCTTGAGCTACAAAGTAGGAGGCTAATGGGTCTGCAACTTCTTGACATCAAGAAGCATCACCAGCGTGCACTCTGCACTGGAAGCCCAATTCCTTCCCCCACCCATTCTCCTAACATGTTCAACCAAAATCTTGTTCCTTCTTTTCACATCACTTCAGAGGCCCCAAAGG AGAGTGGTTCAACTTCTGCTCCAGCTGGTACTGCGTCAGTTTCTACTGGTCAACAGTCAGTCAACATTTCTGTTGGCAAGGAAGTGATGGTCAATGGCGAGGATGGATATGATGAAGGCAATGGCAGGCAGAGCTCTAGTCATGACGATTGTGATTTGCAAGAATG TTTAGAGCATAATCTCCCTGATAGCCCTTTTGCTTCCCCAACAAAAGCTACTGGTCCTGGAGGCTTCATGGCTCCCTTCTCCAATGGACCTAATGAGGCCATTGATGCAGATGCCTCGGCTGCATCTGCCAACTCCAAATTTGGCACTGGCACATTACTTCCTGCAGCATCGGCTCTTGACAtgggaactttcaaatcctttaacTGCCAAATACCAAG GTTCTCTTCTGGTCATGGAACTATTGGGATGTTTGCTGGCACCGGTGGACCGATTGGCATTTAG
- the LOC114378341 gene encoding zinc finger CCCH domain-containing protein 53-like isoform X2, translating to MDSYEATRIVFSRIQNLDAENASKIMGLLLLQDHGEKEMIRLAFGPEALVHSVILKARKDLGLPSNSPPTPSTPPSPSPFISRQNSNTSSRLSVSGINLPPPLTIPNPSASWPTMSELQTDLVAGSSTSLSSLPFYANGGSDPIDEFQLQDQLSFLNDGSNTSISHKNNPDLFYPTYSDFSSSPTTAADPTLFPSYGWGGSLHRRSCSVNDACLGTEDPNSGLGWKPCLYFARGYCKNGTSCRFLHGGLGDADAAMVGSPSKIEMMEQCHELLRSKSAQQQRLAAASQLMSSSTFPYSPKCMNFLLQQQQNDTQRAAAAALMMSEDLHKFGRSRLERNDFSLNSPGMVNPASRQIYLTFPADSTFREEDVSNYFSIYGPVQDVRIPYQQKRMFGFVTFVYPETVKLILSKGNPHFVCDARVLVKPYKEKGKVPDKKLQQQQVDRGDFSPCGTPTGLDARDHQFDLQLGGRMFYNTQDMLWRRKLEEQADLQQALELQSRRLMGLQLLDIKKHHQRALCTGSPIPSPTHSPNMFNQNLVPSFHITSEAPKESGSTSAPAGTASVSTGQQSVNISVGKEVMVNGEDGYDEGNGRQSSSHDDCDLQECLEHNLPDSPFASPTKATGPGGFMAPFSNGPNEAIDADASAASANSKFGTGTLLPAASALDMGTFKSFNCQIPRFSSGHGTIGMFAGTGGPIGI from the exons ATGGATAGTTACGAAGCTACAAGAATTGTGTTTTCAAGGATCCAAAACTTGGATGCTGAAAATGCTTCCAAAATCATGGGTTTACTTCTGCTTCAGGACCATGGTGAGAAAGAAATGATTAGATTAGCATTTGGTCCAGAAGCACTTGTTCACTCTGTGATTCTCAAAGCCCGCAAGGACTTGGGTTTACCTTCGAACTCTCCGCCCACACCCTCCACTCCTCCCTCTCCTTCACCCTTCATTTCTAGGCAAAACTCAAACACTTCTTCAAGACTCAGTGTCAGTGGTATCAACCTCCCTCCTCCTCTCACTATCCCAAACCCTTCTGCTTCATGGCCTACTATGTCTGAGCTTCAAACCGATTTGGTTGCTGGCTCTTCTACTTCTTTATCTTCCTTACCCTTCTATGCTAACGGAGGCTCGGATCCAATTGATGAGTTCCAACTTCAAGACCAGCTTTCTTTCCTGAATGATGGTTCTAATACTAGCATTTCTCACAAGAACAACCCAGATTTGTTTTACCCGACTTACTCAGACTTTTCTTCAAGTCCTACTACTGCTGCTGACCCTACCCTTTTTCCTTCCTATGGTTGGGGAGGGTCTCTTCATCGTAGGAGTTGTTCAGTCAATGATGCTTGTTTGGGCACTGAGGACCCTAATTCTGGGTTGGGATGGAAGCCTTGTCTTTACTTTGCTAGAGGGTACTGTAAAAATGGGACTAGTTGCAGGTTCCTTCATGGTGGACTTGGAGATGCTGATGCTGCAATGGTTGGCTCTCCTAGCAAGATTGAGATGATGGAGCAGTGCCATGAGCTCTTACGATCCAAATCTGCTCAACAACAAAGATTGGCTGCTGCTTCTCAGCTCATGTCCTCTTCCACTTTTCCATACTCCCCTAAGTGCATGAATTTCCTGTTGCAGCAGCAACAGAATGATACCCAAAG AGCGGCAGCTGCAGCTCTGATGATGAGTGAGGATTTGCATAAATTTGGACGATCCAGGCttgaaagaaatgatttttctttgaacAGTCCTGGCATGGTAAACCCAGCTTCCAGGCAGATCTACTTGACTTTCCCAGCAGATAGCACTTTCAGGGAGGAAGATGTTTCAAATTACTTCAG CATATATGGTCCAGTCCAAGACGTGAGGATCCCATACCAGCAGAAGCGAATGTTTGGTTTTGTTACCTTTGTTTATCCAGAGACCGTGAAGCTTATTCTATCTAAAGGAAACCCTCATTTTGTGTGTGATGCACGAGTGCTTGTTAAGCCTTACAAGGAGAAGGGCAAAGTCCCAGACAA GAAGCTGCAGCAGCAGCAGGTAGATAGAGGAGATTTTTCACCATGTGGTACTCCTACTGGATTAGATGCCAGAGACCACCAATTTGATCTTCAACTTG GAGGCAGAATGTTCTACAATACTCAAGACATGCTGTGGAGGAGGAAGCTGGAGGAGCAGGCTGATTTGCAGCAAGCTCTTGAGCTACAAAGTAGGAGGCTAATGGGTCTGCAACTTCTTGACATCAAGAAGCATCACCAGCGTGCACTCTGCACTGGAAGCCCAATTCCTTCCCCCACCCATTCTCCTAACATGTTCAACCAAAATCTTGTTCCTTCTTTTCACATCACTTCAGAGGCCCCAAAGG AGAGTGGTTCAACTTCTGCTCCAGCTGGTACTGCGTCAGTTTCTACTGGTCAACAGTCAGTCAACATTTCTGTTGGCAAGGAAGTGATGGTCAATGGCGAGGATGGATATGATGAAGGCAATGGCAGGCAGAGCTCTAGTCATGACGATTGTGATTTGCAAGAATG TTTAGAGCATAATCTCCCTGATAGCCCTTTTGCTTCCCCAACAAAAGCTACTGGTCCTGGAGGCTTCATGGCTCCCTTCTCCAATGGACCTAATGAGGCCATTGATGCAGATGCCTCGGCTGCATCTGCCAACTCCAAATTTGGCACTGGCACATTACTTCCTGCAGCATCGGCTCTTGACAtgggaactttcaaatcctttaacTGCCAAATACCAAG GTTCTCTTCTGGTCATGGAACTATTGGGATGTTTGCTGGCACCGGTGGACCGATTGGCATTTAG